The following are encoded together in the Solidesulfovibrio sp. genome:
- a CDS encoding LysM peptidoglycan-binding domain-containing protein — protein MPRLSRLCLALCCVSLLATAGPDATWAYTVQAGDTPLTIAKKHNISLDDLMKANKGLKPNKMKVGDTLTIPGGTPGKAEKKEPAKETKKDKADKKSEATSAKERAAEARDRSQEKEHKAPATKGGGHYAVKKGDTLGSIASKHGVSVDDLLKANGLKHSSTLKIGQELTLPGGAPAAKPEAAEKPAAKSHKAPEPEERTTTYTAHRKDTVDSVARKFRTSPKELARLNPDMGKKLHSGQKLVVPAKAAPAEEAEEAPVRAKPSKAAPVIEEPETAAPERPAKAARTPDPAEATPSLPDSKETADAESSFEKGIEFGKQNKFQKAVESFDKAIKLNPNRADYYASRGHANYYLKQYPKAIDDYTKAIEKNPNFALAYSMRGLSRTRSGRYPQAIEDFNKAISFGPNEADYYKGRGFTYLHLKQYGPMCQDYQKSCTLGDCELLESAKKEKLCQ, from the coding sequence ATGCCTCGATTGTCTCGTCTCTGTCTCGCCCTATGCTGCGTAAGCCTGCTCGCCACCGCCGGCCCCGACGCCACCTGGGCGTATACCGTACAAGCCGGCGACACCCCGCTGACCATCGCGAAAAAACACAACATATCCCTCGATGACTTGATGAAGGCCAACAAGGGCCTCAAGCCCAACAAGATGAAGGTCGGCGACACGTTGACGATCCCCGGGGGCACGCCGGGCAAGGCCGAAAAAAAGGAACCGGCCAAGGAAACGAAGAAGGACAAGGCCGACAAGAAATCCGAAGCGACCTCGGCCAAGGAACGCGCCGCCGAGGCCAGGGACCGCAGCCAGGAAAAGGAGCACAAGGCCCCCGCGACCAAGGGCGGCGGGCATTATGCCGTCAAAAAAGGCGACACCCTGGGCTCCATCGCCAGCAAGCACGGCGTGTCCGTGGACGACCTGCTCAAGGCCAACGGGCTCAAGCACAGCAGCACCTTGAAGATCGGCCAGGAACTGACCCTGCCCGGCGGCGCCCCGGCGGCCAAGCCGGAAGCGGCGGAAAAACCCGCGGCCAAATCCCACAAGGCCCCGGAACCCGAAGAGCGCACCACCACCTACACCGCCCACCGCAAGGACACCGTGGATTCGGTGGCCCGCAAATTTCGCACAAGCCCCAAGGAACTGGCCCGCCTCAACCCGGACATGGGCAAGAAGCTGCATTCCGGCCAGAAGCTGGTCGTGCCGGCCAAGGCCGCCCCGGCCGAGGAAGCCGAGGAGGCGCCGGTGCGGGCCAAGCCGTCCAAGGCCGCCCCGGTGATCGAGGAGCCCGAAACCGCCGCTCCCGAGCGGCCGGCCAAGGCCGCCCGGACGCCCGATCCGGCCGAGGCCACGCCGTCGCTGCCCGACAGCAAGGAAACCGCCGACGCCGAATCGTCGTTCGAGAAAGGCATCGAGTTCGGCAAGCAAAACAAGTTCCAGAAGGCGGTGGAGAGCTTCGACAAGGCCATCAAGCTCAATCCCAACCGGGCCGATTATTACGCCAGCCGGGGACACGCCAACTACTACCTCAAGCAGTACCCCAAGGCCATCGACGACTACACCAAGGCCATCGAGAAAAACCCCAATTTCGCCCTGGCCTACTCCATGCGGGGCTTAAGCCGCACCCGGTCCGGCCGCTATCCCCAAGCCATCGAGGACTTCAACAAGGCCATCAGCTTCGGCCCCAACGAGGCCGACTATTACAAGGGCCGGGGGTTCACCTACCTGCACCTCAAGCAGTACGGCCCCATGTGCCAGGACTACCAGAAATCCTGCACCCTGGGCGATTGCGAATTGCTGGAGAGCGCCAAGAAGGAAAAACTCTGCCAGTAG